From a region of the Streptomyces sp. NBC_01454 genome:
- a CDS encoding PP2C family protein-serine/threonine phosphatase, giving the protein MPLRRLPRLWGRRELSHVLVLFPIGLIVAVCTIDVLSPPDIHLGPLLVAAPALTAAFAGPELTAAIGALAVVAQVSIGLVRRVLFTENLEAQIAALIVVSALVVLYTVVRDRGERRLTKSRSVAAVAQQVLLRPLPARSGPLEIASFYLAAEEEAAMGGDLFAAARTTTSTRLIIGDVRGKGLPAYSHAALLLGAFRAAAHRQATLPKLAIHLDGAVRWDSSQWGNAPDATTEAATEAATEAATEAGDAPDADVRSAPAATAEPGPEPAGPDSAPAPDLDTDTDTDTDETFATVSLLDIPDHWPVLRTITCGHPPALLLRDGWALTLRPERTALPIGLGRLAGAPDYEVETFPFEPGDLLLLYTDGVTEARDGKGVFYPLAERAGAWSGCSPQQVLQLLRADLLAHTDGRLGDDAAAVAVRRLPAGPPQAGRPDGS; this is encoded by the coding sequence ATGCCCTTGCGACGGCTGCCTCGGCTCTGGGGACGACGGGAGCTCAGTCACGTCCTGGTGCTGTTCCCGATCGGGCTCATCGTGGCGGTCTGCACGATCGATGTCCTCTCGCCGCCCGACATCCATCTGGGGCCCCTGCTGGTCGCGGCCCCAGCGCTCACCGCGGCCTTCGCCGGGCCCGAGCTGACGGCGGCGATCGGGGCGCTGGCGGTGGTCGCGCAGGTGAGCATCGGGCTCGTGCGCCGGGTGCTGTTCACCGAGAATCTCGAGGCCCAGATCGCCGCGCTGATCGTCGTCTCCGCGCTGGTCGTGCTCTACACCGTCGTGCGCGACCGCGGCGAGCGGCGGCTCACCAAGAGCCGCTCGGTGGCCGCCGTCGCCCAGCAGGTGCTGCTCAGACCGCTGCCCGCCCGCAGTGGCCCCTTGGAAATCGCGTCCTTCTATCTGGCGGCCGAGGAGGAGGCGGCGATGGGCGGCGATCTCTTCGCGGCGGCCCGCACCACCACCAGTACCCGGCTGATCATCGGCGACGTCCGGGGCAAGGGGCTGCCCGCTTACAGCCATGCGGCCCTTCTCCTCGGCGCCTTCCGGGCCGCCGCCCACCGTCAGGCCACCCTGCCTAAGCTGGCCATCCACCTCGACGGCGCGGTGCGCTGGGACAGCAGCCAGTGGGGCAACGCCCCGGATGCGACGACGGAGGCCGCGACGGAGGCCGCGACGGAGGCCGCGACGGAGGCCGGTGACGCCCCCGACGCGGATGTCCGCTCCGCCCCGGCCGCCACCGCGGAGCCCGGTCCGGAGCCCGCCGGCCCGGACTCGGCCCCGGCCCCGGACCTCGACACCGACACCGACACCGACACCGACGAGACCTTCGCGACCGTCTCGCTGCTGGACATCCCCGATCACTGGCCCGTGCTGCGCACCATCACGTGCGGCCACCCGCCCGCGCTGCTGCTGCGCGACGGGTGGGCCCTCACCTTGCGCCCGGAGCGGACCGCGCTGCCGATCGGGCTCGGCCGGCTGGCCGGCGCCCCCGACTACGAGGTCGAGACGTTCCCCTTCGAGCCGGGGGATCTGCTGCTCCTCTACACGGACGGGGTGACCGAGGCCCGCGACGGCAAGGGGGTGTTCTACCCGCTGGCCGAGCGCGCGGGAGCCTGGAGCGGCTGCAGCCCGCAGCAGGTCCTGCAGCTGCTGCGGGCGGATCTGCTGGCGCACACCGACGGCCGCCTGGGCGACGATGCCGCCGCGGTCGCGGTACGACGCCTGCCCGCGGGGCCGCCGCAGGCCGGGCGACCGGACGGGTCCTGA
- a CDS encoding TetR/AcrR family transcriptional regulator, which yields MTESERVPAERKRRRPTSSGVVLSADLIVDAACELIDAQGAQAFTVRKLGAALGADPSAVYRYFRNTEDLLLALADRLIGECMTGFGSTGDWAADLRELGLRAYRSALRHPQIAVFSTVRVTGRPHEQRAVDTGVGLLLGAGFDEATAVRHYHALVDTALGHAALDAGVLRLAPAQRAADEQAWQAQYGSLPADEYPSLHRVREHLPLMAGSAVERALDLLIAAMRGEAAEWVAEGAERAE from the coding sequence GTGACGGAGAGCGAGCGCGTCCCGGCCGAGCGCAAGCGGCGCCGGCCGACCAGCTCGGGGGTGGTCCTGTCGGCCGATCTGATCGTCGACGCGGCCTGTGAACTGATCGACGCCCAGGGCGCGCAGGCCTTCACCGTCCGCAAACTCGGTGCGGCGCTCGGCGCCGACCCCTCCGCCGTCTACCGCTACTTCCGCAACACCGAGGACCTGCTGCTGGCGCTCGCCGACCGGCTCATCGGCGAGTGCATGACCGGTTTCGGATCCACTGGCGACTGGGCCGCCGATCTGCGCGAACTGGGCCTGCGCGCCTACCGTTCCGCGCTGCGCCATCCGCAGATCGCCGTGTTCAGCACGGTCCGGGTCACGGGCCGCCCCCATGAGCAGCGCGCGGTCGACACCGGCGTCGGCCTGCTGCTCGGGGCCGGCTTCGACGAGGCCACGGCCGTCCGTCACTACCACGCGCTCGTGGACACCGCCCTCGGCCATGCGGCCCTGGACGCCGGTGTGCTGCGGCTGGCCCCCGCCCAGCGCGCCGCCGACGAACAGGCCTGGCAGGCGCAGTACGGCAGCCTGCCCGCTGACGAGTACCCCAGCCTGCACCGCGTACGGGAGCATCTGCCGCTCATGGCGGGTTCGGCCGTCGAGCGCGCCCTCGATCTGCTCATCGCGGCGATGCGCGGGGAGGCGGCGGAATGGGTGGCGGAAGGGGCGGAGCGGGCGGAGTGA
- a CDS encoding APC family permease, whose protein sequence is MPSPVQQDPGRPRMRRSLGVKDGVAIAASSTAATTSLGIGMGSLAAYAGRQTPALLLLAFLPVLGIALSYARLNRTEPNCGSGYTWVGRSIGPWSGFLTGWVVLIGNVIFMAYTGAVTGSVVLQFLNKLGLHSLLGLRLDPSSTGISTAVGLVALVVVTVTAITGVRSATRMQMWLLIFEYTVLLVFCGYALYIGDQPFSLSWLNPFDIGSPQALAQGMVIAVFIYWGWDAAFSVNEETRSASDAARGGLIALVAMLGLFLIGALAFQRVMSTGELIHNGPQALTFLGSTLAPEPWASLPLAALMCSAFASLQSSVIPTARGALAMARDRTLGPVWQRLHPRYGSPAVGTLVIMAMAALLAMLAVGIPKLNDMILTAVNSIGLTVALYYGLTALACAVRFRGSLRDGVVRALRDVVVPAASALALFGLGAYLVWDYATMSDHFEASPDNGWFMLLLPALFLLLGLATAAWAKWVRHAPYFRTGRGTDADALTLPMDGDAGGPLPHPVES, encoded by the coding sequence ATGCCTTCCCCCGTGCAGCAGGACCCCGGCCGGCCGAGAATGCGCCGCTCGCTGGGGGTGAAGGACGGTGTGGCCATCGCCGCGTCGAGCACCGCCGCCACCACCAGCCTCGGCATCGGGATGGGCTCGCTGGCCGCGTACGCCGGGCGCCAGACACCCGCCCTGCTGCTGCTCGCGTTCCTCCCCGTGCTCGGCATCGCCCTGTCGTACGCCCGGCTCAACCGCACCGAGCCGAACTGCGGCAGCGGCTACACCTGGGTGGGCCGGTCCATCGGCCCCTGGTCGGGGTTTCTGACCGGGTGGGTGGTGCTGATCGGCAACGTGATCTTCATGGCGTACACGGGGGCGGTGACCGGCTCCGTGGTGCTCCAGTTCCTCAACAAGCTCGGGCTGCACAGCCTGTTGGGCCTCCGGCTGGATCCGTCCTCGACCGGCATCAGTACCGCCGTCGGCCTGGTGGCGCTGGTCGTCGTCACGGTCACCGCCATCACCGGCGTGCGGTCCGCGACCCGGATGCAAATGTGGCTGCTGATCTTCGAGTACACGGTGCTGTTGGTCTTCTGCGGCTATGCGCTGTACATCGGCGACCAGCCGTTCTCGCTGTCCTGGCTCAACCCCTTCGACATCGGCTCACCGCAGGCACTGGCCCAGGGGATGGTGATCGCGGTGTTCATCTACTGGGGCTGGGACGCCGCGTTCAGCGTCAACGAGGAGACCCGTAGCGCCTCCGACGCGGCCCGCGGCGGACTGATCGCGCTGGTGGCGATGCTGGGACTGTTCCTGATCGGCGCACTCGCGTTCCAGCGCGTGATGAGCACGGGCGAACTCATCCACAACGGCCCCCAGGCGCTCACCTTCCTCGGCAGCACCCTGGCGCCGGAGCCCTGGGCCTCACTGCCGCTGGCCGCCCTGATGTGCTCCGCCTTCGCCTCGCTCCAGTCGAGCGTGATCCCCACCGCCCGGGGGGCGCTGGCGATGGCCCGCGACCGGACGCTGGGCCCGGTCTGGCAGCGCCTGCATCCGCGCTACGGCTCGCCGGCCGTGGGGACCCTCGTGATCATGGCCATGGCGGCGCTGCTGGCCATGCTCGCGGTCGGCATCCCCAAGCTCAACGACATGATCCTGACCGCGGTCAACTCCATCGGCCTGACCGTGGCCCTCTACTACGGCCTGACCGCACTCGCCTGCGCGGTGCGCTTCCGCGGCAGCCTGCGCGACGGCGTGGTGCGCGCGCTGCGGGACGTGGTCGTCCCGGCGGCGAGCGCCCTGGCGCTGTTCGGGCTCGGCGCCTACCTCGTCTGGGACTACGCGACCATGAGCGACCACTTCGAGGCGAGTCCGGACAACGGCTGGTTCATGCTGCTGCTCCCCGCGCTGTTCCTCCTGCTGGGCCTGGCCACCGCCGCCTGGGCCAAGTGGGTGCGCCACGCCCCGTACTTCCGCACCGGCCGGGGCACCGACGCCGATGCGCTCACCCTGCCGATGGACGGGGACGCCGGCGGGCCGCTGCCGCACCCCGTGGAGAGCTGA
- a CDS encoding amidohydrolase codes for MDLRTTVHPEPGPAGVPSGSPGDHRADLVFLSGPVHTVDPARTRASAVAVRGDRIIAVGHDAAVRELIGPGTEVVDLGGKLLIPGFQDAHVHPVGGGLELALCDLSAAETATAYRELISAYAAAHPQAPWITGGGWSLEAFPGGMPTREFLDELVPDRPVFLVNRDHHGGWANTCALERAGVTAGTPDPADGRVERDADGHPTGMLQEGAMRLVGDLVPEPTLAERTAGLLRAQRLLHGYGVTAWQDAMLGRAPGSPDVTPAYVAARSEGKLTARVRGALWWERDRGVEQIPELLARREELTGGRLQATSVKIMQDGIAENHTAAMLSPYLTSCGCASGNSGISFIAPGDLCTYVTRLDAEGFQVHFHALGDRAVREALDAVEAARRTNGRTDTRPHLAHLQVVHPEDIPRFRRLGATANIQALWAAHEPQMDELTIPFLGAQRAAWQYPFGDLLRSGATLAAGSDWPVSSPDPIAALHVAVNRRTPDGPDAAPAFLPEQRIDLGAALAAYTAGSAYANHLDDTGTIRPGMLADLAILDRDPFDGPDEEIAATRVLETFVGGSRVYAADDA; via the coding sequence ATGGATCTCCGCACCACCGTGCACCCCGAGCCCGGCCCGGCCGGCGTCCCCTCCGGATCCCCCGGCGACCACCGCGCCGACCTCGTCTTCCTCTCCGGCCCCGTACACACCGTCGACCCCGCGCGGACCCGGGCGAGCGCGGTGGCGGTCCGCGGGGACCGGATCATCGCCGTCGGGCACGACGCGGCGGTGCGCGAGCTGATCGGACCGGGCACGGAGGTCGTCGACCTGGGCGGCAAGCTGCTGATCCCCGGCTTCCAGGACGCCCATGTCCATCCGGTCGGCGGCGGGCTGGAGTTGGCGCTGTGCGATCTGAGCGCGGCGGAGACCGCCACCGCGTACCGCGAGCTGATCAGCGCGTATGCGGCAGCGCATCCGCAGGCTCCGTGGATCACGGGCGGCGGCTGGTCCCTGGAGGCGTTCCCCGGCGGGATGCCGACCCGCGAGTTCCTGGACGAGCTCGTCCCCGACCGTCCGGTGTTCCTCGTCAACCGTGATCACCACGGCGGCTGGGCCAACACCTGCGCACTGGAACGCGCCGGGGTGACCGCCGGTACGCCGGACCCGGCCGACGGGCGTGTCGAGCGGGACGCCGACGGCCACCCGACCGGCATGCTGCAGGAGGGGGCCATGCGGCTGGTGGGCGATCTGGTGCCGGAGCCGACGCTCGCCGAGCGGACCGCCGGTCTGCTCAGAGCGCAGCGGCTGCTGCACGGCTACGGGGTGACCGCCTGGCAGGACGCGATGCTGGGCCGCGCTCCGGGGTCGCCCGACGTCACTCCCGCCTACGTGGCCGCCCGCAGCGAAGGGAAGCTCACCGCGCGGGTGCGGGGGGCACTGTGGTGGGAGCGGGACCGCGGCGTGGAGCAGATCCCCGAACTGCTGGCGCGGCGGGAGGAGTTGACGGGCGGGCGGCTGCAGGCGACCAGCGTCAAGATCATGCAGGACGGCATCGCCGAGAACCACACCGCCGCCATGCTCAGCCCCTACCTCACGTCCTGCGGCTGCGCCTCCGGCAACAGCGGCATCTCGTTCATCGCCCCCGGGGATCTGTGCACCTATGTCACCCGGCTGGACGCGGAGGGCTTCCAGGTGCACTTCCACGCCCTGGGCGACCGGGCCGTACGCGAGGCACTGGACGCGGTCGAGGCGGCCCGGCGGACGAATGGCCGGACCGACACCCGGCCCCACCTCGCCCATCTCCAGGTGGTCCACCCCGAGGACATCCCGCGCTTCCGCCGGCTCGGCGCGACCGCCAACATCCAGGCGCTGTGGGCGGCCCACGAACCGCAGATGGACGAGCTGACCATCCCCTTCCTGGGCGCCCAGCGGGCCGCCTGGCAGTATCCGTTCGGCGATCTGCTGCGCTCGGGCGCCACCCTGGCGGCGGGCAGCGACTGGCCGGTCAGCTCCCCGGACCCGATCGCCGCCCTGCATGTCGCGGTCAACCGCCGGACCCCGGACGGCCCGGACGCGGCACCGGCCTTCCTGCCCGAACAGCGCATCGACCTGGGGGCGGCGCTGGCCGCGTACACGGCCGGGAGCGCATACGCCAACCACCTCGACGACACCGGCACCATCCGTCCCGGCATGCTGGCCGACCTGGCCATCCTCGACCGCGACCCGTTCGACGGCCCCGACGAGGAGATCGCCGCGACCCGGGTGCTGGAGACCTTCGTCGGCGGGAGCCGGGTGTACGCGGCCGACGACGCCTGA
- a CDS encoding organic hydroperoxide resistance protein gives MDALYTAVATANGREGRAVSSDGRIDLALAMPPELGGNGAGTNPEQLFAAGYAACFASAMSNVGRQMKIDTKDVSVTAEVSIGKDGTGFGLGVVMRVELPETLAGETGHKLVEATHEFCPYSKATRGNIDVELVIE, from the coding sequence ATGGACGCGCTGTACACCGCTGTCGCCACCGCCAACGGCCGCGAGGGACGGGCCGTCAGCTCCGACGGCCGGATCGACCTCGCCCTGGCCATGCCCCCGGAGCTCGGCGGCAACGGCGCGGGCACCAACCCGGAGCAGCTCTTCGCCGCCGGCTACGCGGCCTGCTTCGCCAGCGCGATGAGCAATGTCGGCCGCCAGATGAAGATCGACACCAAGGACGTCTCGGTCACCGCCGAGGTCTCGATCGGCAAGGACGGCACCGGCTTCGGTCTCGGGGTCGTCATGCGGGTGGAGCTGCCGGAGACCCTCGCGGGCGAGACCGGCCACAAGCTGGTCGAGGCCACGCACGAGTTCTGCCCGTACTCCAAGGCCACCCGCGGCAACATCGACGTCGAGCTCGTCATCGAGTAG
- a CDS encoding MarR family winged helix-turn-helix transcriptional regulator, producing MTPTTRPPVPDAELLRLDHQVCFSLHAASRAFGSVYRDALKDLGLTYPQYLVMLVLWEHGPQPVKAIGEQLRLDSGTLSPLLKRLESAGLVRRERSSEDERSVTVQLTPAGDELRTRALPVPLRILAATGLTIEELRTLQGLLGRVTSALDEA from the coding sequence ATGACCCCTACGACCAGGCCCCCGGTGCCCGACGCCGAACTGCTCCGCCTCGACCACCAGGTCTGCTTCTCCTTGCACGCCGCCTCGCGCGCCTTCGGCAGCGTCTACCGGGACGCCCTGAAGGACCTGGGCCTGACCTACCCCCAGTACCTGGTCATGCTGGTCCTGTGGGAGCACGGCCCCCAGCCGGTCAAGGCCATCGGCGAACAGCTCCGGCTGGACTCCGGCACCCTCTCCCCGCTCCTCAAGCGGCTGGAGTCGGCCGGCCTGGTACGGCGCGAACGGAGCAGCGAGGACGAGCGCTCGGTCACCGTCCAGCTCACCCCCGCCGGCGACGAGCTGCGCACCCGGGCCCTGCCGGTCCCGCTCCGGATACTGGCCGCGACCGGCCTGACGATCGAGGAACTGCGTACACTCCAGGGCCTGTTGGGACGGGTGACCAGCGCCCTCGACGAGGCCTGA
- a CDS encoding acyl carrier protein: protein MLVQRFGVSSGDITDGTALRSLRLDSLALEELRVLIEERLDIDLDEVSLTPRNTVGQLVAAVDGKVPA, encoded by the coding sequence ATGCTGGTCCAACGGTTCGGGGTCTCCTCGGGCGACATCACCGACGGGACTGCGCTGCGCAGCCTGCGTCTGGACTCCCTGGCACTGGAAGAGCTCCGCGTGCTCATCGAGGAGCGGCTGGACATCGACCTCGACGAGGTCTCGCTGACCCCGCGGAACACCGTGGGTCAGCTGGTGGCGGCCGTCGACGGCAAAGTTCCGGCATGA
- a CDS encoding beta-ketoacyl-[acyl-carrier-protein] synthase family protein, which produces MTGRQEPFSAAVTGLGLVTAAGVGAKATWHSVTQDTVPSGVARHEELADLPCDFMYTVPDLDTLGLLGVATQRLMDRFSQLAVIAAREAVSDAGLDTESWDSDRVAVVIGSAHGGLPFYDQQHVAMAGRGARRVSPKLAPLTVVNSAASSVCTDLGAHGPSLGVATACSSGTVALGTAHQLLRAGVCDIAIAGGAESVLSRLLIASACQMKAVSTRRDDPATACRPFDADRDGFVVGEGAGLLVLERPEHARARRAPVRAHLRGYGASSDAHSAVAPDPEGNGIERALRTALADAGVQPGDVGHVNAHGTSTVVNDRVEATVLRRVLGDHPLVTSTKAMTGHALGAAGGIEAALTVLALEQQLVPPTANLEVPDPRIPIDIVRKEARPASFDCAVKTSLGFGGHNAALVLTR; this is translated from the coding sequence ATGACGGGCCGCCAGGAGCCGTTCTCCGCGGCCGTAACAGGACTGGGACTGGTCACCGCGGCGGGCGTCGGCGCGAAGGCCACCTGGCATTCCGTCACCCAGGACACGGTGCCTTCCGGAGTGGCGCGGCACGAGGAACTCGCCGATCTGCCCTGCGACTTCATGTACACCGTCCCCGATCTGGACACCCTCGGGCTGCTCGGCGTGGCCACCCAGCGGCTGATGGACCGCTTCTCGCAGCTGGCGGTCATCGCCGCCCGGGAGGCCGTCTCCGATGCCGGACTCGACACGGAGTCCTGGGACAGCGACCGCGTCGCGGTGGTGATCGGCTCCGCGCACGGCGGGCTGCCGTTCTACGACCAGCAGCATGTGGCGATGGCCGGGCGCGGCGCCCGGCGGGTCTCGCCCAAGCTCGCCCCGCTGACCGTCGTGAACAGCGCCGCCAGCAGTGTCTGCACCGATCTCGGCGCCCACGGCCCCAGCCTGGGGGTGGCGACGGCCTGCTCCTCCGGCACCGTCGCCCTGGGCACCGCGCACCAGCTGCTGCGCGCCGGGGTATGCGACATCGCCATCGCCGGCGGGGCGGAGTCGGTGCTGTCCCGGCTGCTGATCGCCAGCGCCTGCCAGATGAAGGCGGTCTCCACCCGCCGGGACGACCCGGCCACGGCCTGCCGTCCCTTCGACGCCGACCGGGACGGCTTCGTGGTCGGCGAGGGCGCCGGGCTCCTGGTGCTGGAGCGCCCCGAGCACGCCCGGGCGCGCCGGGCACCCGTCCGCGCGCATCTGCGCGGCTACGGCGCCTCCAGCGACGCCCACTCCGCGGTGGCCCCGGACCCCGAGGGCAACGGCATCGAGCGGGCGCTGCGGACCGCGCTGGCGGACGCGGGGGTGCAGCCCGGCGACGTCGGCCATGTCAATGCGCACGGCACCTCGACGGTGGTCAACGACCGGGTCGAGGCCACCGTGCTGCGGCGGGTGCTCGGCGATCACCCCCTGGTCACCTCCACCAAGGCGATGACCGGGCACGCACTGGGCGCCGCCGGCGGCATCGAGGCGGCGCTCACCGTGCTCGCCCTGGAGCAGCAGCTGGTGCCGCCGACCGCCAACCTCGAGGTGCCGGATCCGCGGATCCCGATCGACATCGTGCGCAAGGAGGCCCGGCCGGCGTCCTTCGACTGCGCGGTCAAGACGTCGCTCGGCTTCGGCGGGCACAACGCCGCGCTGGTACTGACCCGCTAG
- a CDS encoding alpha/beta fold hydrolase gives MSEETIRALSVGGLSYSYRRLRQPQRTTEPVLVLGGALQGMFGWPQMEDHVGPVADVVTADLPGMGSADPLPPGPSIDVVCAAIERIIDDLDVPRINLFGFSYGAGVAFGCARRFPGRIARLALGGVPAHISEAQMELWQRAADHLLQGDDEAFATLVTEGLMCLDAGRHVTHRKLAYRYVRRSILHAARHSRDAVASLSRGLLDRPDFSGGLTGVPTLVFSGEHDTVTSPARQRAFAATIPGSRFLTIPDADHWVVLERPQDVADLAARFFTDGPLSSAPCLAPAAGREPSPADPACV, from the coding sequence ATGTCCGAGGAAACGATCCGTGCCCTGTCGGTGGGCGGGCTGTCCTATTCCTACCGGCGGCTGCGGCAGCCGCAGCGGACCACCGAGCCCGTGCTGGTGCTGGGGGGCGCGCTGCAGGGGATGTTCGGCTGGCCGCAGATGGAGGATCACGTGGGGCCGGTGGCGGATGTGGTGACCGCCGATCTGCCCGGCATGGGCAGCGCCGATCCGCTGCCCCCGGGGCCGAGCATCGACGTGGTGTGCGCGGCGATCGAGCGGATCATCGACGATCTGGACGTCCCCCGGATCAATCTCTTCGGCTTCTCCTACGGCGCGGGCGTGGCCTTCGGATGCGCCCGGCGTTTCCCCGGGCGCATCGCACGGCTCGCCCTCGGCGGGGTCCCGGCGCACATCAGCGAGGCGCAGATGGAGCTGTGGCAGCGGGCCGCCGACCATCTGCTGCAGGGTGACGACGAGGCCTTCGCCACCCTGGTCACCGAGGGGCTGATGTGCCTCGACGCCGGCCGGCACGTCACCCATCGCAAGCTGGCCTACCGCTACGTCCGGCGCTCGATACTGCATGCGGCCCGCCACTCCCGGGACGCCGTCGCCTCGCTCAGCCGCGGGCTCCTGGACCGTCCGGACTTCTCCGGCGGACTGACCGGGGTCCCCACCCTCGTCTTCAGCGGTGAGCACGACACGGTGACCTCCCCGGCCCGCCAGCGGGCGTTCGCGGCCACCATCCCGGGCAGCCGCTTCCTGACGATTCCGGACGCCGATCACTGGGTGGTGCTCGAACGCCCGCAGGACGTCGCGGACTTGGCGGCCCGCTTCTTCACCGACGGCCCGCTCAGCTCGGCGCCCTGTCTCGCACCGGCGGCGGGCAGGGAGCCGTCGCCGGCCGATCCGGCGTGTGTGTGA